The Streptomyces seoulensis genome contains a region encoding:
- a CDS encoding hemolysin family protein, whose amino-acid sequence MTAVQILIGLATLVVNAFFVGAEFALISVRRSQIEPLAQEGDKRARRVLWGLEHVSALLAAAQLGITLCTLVLGVVAEPAIAHLLEPVFHAMGVPSGAGHAVSFVIALTLATYLHMLLGEMVPKNVALAEPVRTALLLGPPLVALARALRPVIFTINAFANGLLKLLRVEAKDEVSATFTDTELAEIVKDATEAGLIDGRAQERLHDALELGSRPVRDVIVPLERVVYARVGVTPEELERLSAESGFSRFPVVDVGRRIAGYLHVKDALDASPRDVPFRLGDMRPIARVRETSPLDDVLTAMRSSRTHVAAVTGADGKLAGLVTMEDVLRELFGQPA is encoded by the coding sequence ATGACCGCCGTACAGATCCTGATCGGTCTGGCGACCCTCGTCGTCAACGCGTTCTTCGTGGGCGCCGAGTTCGCGCTGATCTCGGTGCGCCGCTCGCAGATCGAGCCGCTGGCCCAGGAGGGCGACAAGCGGGCCCGGCGGGTGCTGTGGGGGCTGGAGCACGTGTCGGCGCTGCTGGCCGCCGCCCAGCTCGGCATCACGCTGTGCACGCTGGTGCTCGGTGTGGTCGCGGAGCCGGCCATCGCGCATCTGCTGGAGCCGGTGTTCCACGCGATGGGGGTGCCCTCGGGCGCCGGGCACGCGGTGTCCTTCGTGATCGCGCTGACCCTGGCCACCTATCTGCACATGCTGCTGGGCGAGATGGTGCCGAAGAACGTCGCGCTGGCCGAACCGGTACGCACCGCACTGCTGCTCGGTCCGCCGCTGGTGGCGCTGGCCCGCGCGCTGCGCCCGGTGATCTTCACCATCAACGCCTTCGCCAACGGCCTGCTGAAGCTGCTGCGGGTGGAGGCGAAGGACGAGGTCTCCGCGACGTTCACCGACACCGAGCTGGCCGAGATCGTCAAGGACGCCACCGAGGCCGGCCTGATCGACGGCCGGGCGCAGGAGCGGCTGCACGACGCCCTGGAGCTGGGCAGCCGCCCGGTCCGGGACGTGATCGTGCCGCTGGAGCGGGTGGTCTACGCCCGCGTCGGCGTCACCCCCGAGGAGCTGGAGCGGCTGTCGGCGGAGTCGGGTTTCTCCCGGTTCCCGGTGGTCGACGTGGGGCGCCGGATCGCGGGCTATCTGCATGTGAAGGACGCACTGGACGCCTCGCCGCGCGACGTGCCCTTCCGGCTGGGCGACATGCGGCCGATCGCGCGGGTGCGCGAGACCTCCCCGCTGGACGACGTGCTCACCGCGATGCGCAGCAGCCGGACGCACGTGGCGGCGGTGACCGGCGCGGACGGCAAGCTGGCCGGCCTGGTGACCATGGAGGACGTGCTGCGGGAGCTGTTCGGGCAGCCCGCCTGA
- a CDS encoding ABC transporter ATP-binding protein, translating into MAKESERRGDGETILFTSAAQDAPGAVPGDGTVARARGLTKAYGTGETAVIALDSVDVDIARGRFTAVMGPSGSGKSTLMHCLAGLDTVSAGQVWLGDTEITGLKDGELTRLRRDRIGFVFQSFNLIPTLTAAENITLPMDIAGRTPEPGWVDQVIDRLGLRDRLGHRPAQLSGGQQQRVACARALASQPELIFADEPTGNLDSRSGLEVLGFLRSAVDDLGQSVVMVTHDPGAAAHSDLVLFLGDGRIVDRMERPTADAVLERMKAFDVVRGRLGDDAVAQED; encoded by the coding sequence ATGGCCAAGGAGTCGGAACGTCGAGGCGACGGGGAGACCATCTTGTTCACATCTGCTGCTCAGGACGCGCCGGGTGCTGTGCCGGGTGACGGGACGGTGGCCCGTGCCCGGGGGCTGACGAAGGCGTACGGCACCGGCGAGACGGCCGTGATCGCACTGGACTCGGTGGACGTGGACATCGCGCGGGGGCGGTTCACCGCCGTGATGGGGCCCTCCGGGTCGGGCAAGTCCACGCTGATGCACTGCCTGGCGGGGCTGGACACGGTCTCGGCCGGTCAGGTGTGGCTCGGGGACACCGAGATCACGGGGCTGAAGGACGGCGAGCTGACCAGGCTGCGCCGGGACCGGATCGGGTTCGTCTTCCAGTCGTTCAACCTGATCCCCACGCTGACGGCGGCCGAGAACATCACGCTGCCGATGGACATCGCGGGCCGCACGCCCGAGCCCGGCTGGGTGGACCAGGTGATCGACCGGCTGGGTCTGCGTGACCGCCTCGGGCACCGCCCGGCGCAGTTGTCCGGCGGCCAGCAGCAGCGCGTCGCGTGTGCGCGGGCGCTGGCCTCGCAGCCGGAGCTGATCTTCGCGGACGAGCCCACCGGCAACCTGGACTCCCGCTCGGGTCTGGAGGTGCTGGGCTTCCTGCGCAGCGCGGTGGACGACCTCGGGCAGAGCGTGGTCATGGTGACGCACGACCCCGGCGCGGCCGCCCACTCCGATCTGGTCCTCTTCCTCGGTGACGGCCGGATCGTGGACCGCATGGAGCGGCCCACGGCGGACGCCGTGCTGGAGCGGATGAAGGCGTTCGACGTGGTCCGGGGCCGGCTCGGCGACGACGCCGTGGCACAGGAGGACTGA
- a CDS encoding GNAT family N-acetyltransferase, protein MSDPYIRHATAGDIDAVLRFWGEAAEGTSISDDHAGVARLIERDPEALLLAELDGALVGTVIAGFDGWRCSAYRLAVHPGHRRRGLARALLAAAEDRFAALGGRRVDAMVLVRNESAHHAWRAAGYGPEERWRRWVKPLTG, encoded by the coding sequence ATGAGCGATCCGTACATCCGGCACGCCACCGCCGGTGACATCGACGCCGTGCTGCGGTTCTGGGGCGAGGCCGCCGAGGGCACGAGCATCAGCGACGACCACGCCGGGGTGGCCCGGCTCATCGAGCGGGACCCGGAGGCCCTGCTCCTGGCCGAGCTGGACGGGGCCCTGGTGGGCACGGTCATCGCGGGGTTCGACGGCTGGCGTTGCTCGGCCTACCGGCTCGCGGTGCACCCCGGCCACCGGCGCCGGGGCCTCGCCAGGGCGCTGCTGGCGGCGGCGGAGGACCGGTTCGCCGCGCTGGGCGGGCGCCGGGTGGACGCGATGGTGCTGGTCCGCAACGAGAGCGCGCACCATGCCTGGCGCGCTGCGGGGTATGGGCCGGAGGAGAGATGGCGTCGCTGGGTCAAGCCGCTCACCGGCTGA
- a CDS encoding DEAD/DEAH box helicase — translation MTTNSSDGQVGFADLDLAPEIQRALTALGYEEPTPIQQEAIPPLLEGNDLLGQAATGTGKTAAFALPVIQRIAREGKGKGPSALVLVPTRELAIQVSEAVHRYGTDLGVRVLPVYGGQPIGRQLRELQRGVDVVVATPGRALDHIARGTLRLDDLRTVVLDEADEMLDMGFSEDIDSILENVPDERQTVLFSATMPSRIDSMARKHLNDPVRVRIEREAPAPGEAPRVRESAYIVGRAQKAAALGRLLDVESPEAAIVFCRTRDQVDQLSETLNGRGYRAEALHGGLSQEQRDRVMGRLRGGTADLLVATDVAARGIDVEHLTHVINYDVPSAPESYVHRIGRVGRAGREGVAITLAEPRESRMLKAIERATGRKVPLEKVPSVADLRARRLELTRAALQESLLQDEDLDRFRVVVETLGDEFDVMDVALAAVKLAHESGGAAFDEEEIPELAPRDRDRDRGDRGRDRDRGPRARRPQRTSPGMTRLFVGAGRSSGVRPQDLVGAIAGETRLSGRDIGAIEIADRFSLVEVPEEAADDVVRAMRGANVKGRKAPVRRERDQAR, via the coding sequence ATGACGACCAACTCCAGCGACGGGCAGGTCGGCTTCGCCGATCTCGACCTGGCCCCCGAGATCCAGCGGGCGCTGACCGCGCTCGGCTACGAGGAGCCCACCCCGATCCAGCAGGAGGCCATCCCGCCCCTGCTGGAGGGCAACGACCTGCTGGGGCAGGCGGCCACGGGCACCGGGAAGACGGCCGCGTTCGCGCTGCCGGTGATCCAGCGCATCGCCCGCGAGGGCAAGGGCAAGGGACCCAGCGCCCTGGTGCTGGTGCCGACCCGCGAACTCGCCATCCAGGTCTCGGAGGCCGTGCACCGCTACGGCACCGACCTCGGCGTACGGGTGCTGCCGGTCTACGGCGGGCAGCCCATCGGCCGCCAGCTCCGCGAGCTCCAGCGCGGGGTGGACGTGGTGGTGGCGACGCCGGGCCGGGCCCTGGACCACATCGCGCGGGGCACGCTGCGCCTGGACGACCTGCGCACGGTCGTGCTGGACGAGGCCGACGAGATGCTCGACATGGGTTTCTCGGAGGACATCGACTCGATCCTGGAGAACGTGCCGGACGAGCGGCAGACGGTGCTGTTCTCGGCGACGATGCCCTCGCGGATCGACTCCATGGCCCGCAAGCACCTGAACGACCCGGTCCGGGTGCGGATCGAGCGGGAGGCCCCGGCACCCGGCGAGGCGCCGCGCGTGCGGGAGTCGGCGTACATCGTGGGGCGGGCGCAGAAGGCGGCCGCGCTGGGGCGGCTGCTGGACGTGGAGTCCCCGGAGGCGGCGATCGTGTTCTGCCGCACCCGTGACCAGGTCGACCAGCTCTCCGAGACCCTGAACGGCCGCGGCTACCGCGCCGAGGCGCTGCACGGCGGGCTGAGCCAGGAGCAGCGGGACCGGGTGATGGGCAGGCTGCGCGGCGGTACGGCGGATCTGCTGGTCGCCACCGATGTCGCGGCCCGCGGCATCGACGTCGAGCACCTCACCCACGTGATCAACTACGACGTCCCGTCGGCGCCGGAGTCGTACGTGCACCGGATCGGGCGGGTCGGGCGGGCCGGGCGCGAGGGTGTGGCGATCACGCTCGCGGAGCCGCGCGAGTCCCGGATGCTCAAGGCGATCGAGCGGGCGACGGGCCGCAAGGTCCCGCTGGAGAAGGTGCCCTCGGTCGCGGATCTGCGGGCCAGGCGGCTGGAGCTGACGCGGGCCGCGCTGCAGGAGAGCCTGCTCCAGGACGAGGACCTGGACCGGTTCCGGGTGGTGGTGGAGACCCTCGGGGACGAGTTCGACGTGATGGACGTGGCGCTGGCGGCGGTGAAGCTGGCCCACGAGTCGGGCGGCGCGGCGTTCGACGAGGAGGAGATCCCCGAGCTGGCGCCGAGGGACCGGGACCGGGACCGCGGCGACCGGGGCAGGGACCGGGACCGGGGGCCGCGCGCGCGGCGGCCCCAGCGGACCTCGCCGGGGATGACACGGCTGTTCGTCGGCGCCGGGCGCAGTTCGGGCGTGCGGCCGCAGGACCTGGTCGGTGCCATCGCCGGGGAGACGCGGCTGAGCGGGCGGGACATCGGGGCGATCGAGATCGCCGACCGCTTCTCGCTGGTGGAGGTGCCCGAGGAGGCGGCGGACGACGTGGTGCGCGCGATGCGCGGCGCCAACGTCAAGGGGCGCAAGGCCCCGGTGCGCCGGGAGCGCGACCAGGCACGCTGA
- a CDS encoding adenosylmethionine--8-amino-7-oxononanoate transaminase, protein MPEPGTAELLELDRRHVWHPYGPMPGRTEPLVVESASGVRLRLADGGELVDGMSSWWSAIHGYNHPVLNEAAREQLGRMSHVMFGGLTHEPAVRLAKLLVDMAPEGLEHVFLADSGSVSVEVAVKMCLQYWRSLGRPGKRRLLTWRGGYHGDTWHPMSVCDPEGGMHGLWSGALPRQVFADAPPAVYEEAYAEHLRSAIERHADELAAVIVEPVVQGAGGMRFHSPAYLRVLREACDAHDVLLVFDEIATGFGRTGALFAAEHAAVSPDVMCVGKALTGGYLTLAATLCTARVADGISRGEVPVLAHGPTFMGNPLAAHVARASIELLLGQDWRAEVKRIETGLRDGLAEAAELPGVRDVRVLGAIGVVQLDHEVDMAAATRAAVREGVWLRPFRDLIYTMPPFVTDDADVARIARAVCAAAREG, encoded by the coding sequence ATGCCTGAGCCGGGCACGGCCGAGCTGCTGGAGCTGGACCGGCGGCACGTGTGGCATCCGTACGGTCCGATGCCGGGCCGGACCGAACCGCTCGTCGTGGAGTCGGCGAGCGGGGTCCGGCTGCGGCTGGCGGACGGCGGTGAGCTGGTCGACGGGATGTCGTCCTGGTGGTCGGCGATCCACGGCTACAACCACCCGGTGCTGAACGAGGCGGCGCGGGAGCAGTTGGGGCGGATGAGCCATGTGATGTTCGGCGGGCTCACCCACGAGCCCGCCGTCCGGCTGGCGAAGCTCCTCGTCGACATGGCGCCGGAAGGTCTCGAACACGTCTTCCTCGCGGACTCCGGCTCGGTCTCCGTCGAGGTGGCCGTCAAGATGTGCCTGCAGTACTGGCGTTCGCTCGGCCGCCCCGGCAAGCGGCGCCTGCTCACCTGGCGCGGCGGCTACCACGGCGACACCTGGCACCCGATGTCGGTGTGCGACCCGGAGGGCGGCATGCACGGGCTGTGGTCCGGCGCGCTGCCCCGCCAGGTCTTCGCGGACGCGCCGCCCGCCGTCTACGAGGAGGCGTACGCCGAGCATCTGCGGTCCGCGATCGAGCGGCACGCGGACGAGCTGGCCGCCGTGATCGTGGAGCCGGTGGTGCAGGGCGCGGGCGGGATGCGGTTCCACTCCCCCGCGTACCTGCGGGTGCTGCGCGAGGCGTGCGACGCGCACGACGTACTGCTGGTGTTCGACGAGATCGCCACCGGCTTCGGGCGCACGGGCGCGCTGTTCGCGGCGGAGCACGCGGCGGTCTCCCCGGATGTGATGTGCGTGGGCAAGGCGCTGACCGGCGGCTATCTGACGCTGGCGGCGACCCTGTGCACCGCGCGGGTGGCCGACGGCATCTCGCGCGGCGAGGTGCCGGTGCTCGCGCACGGGCCGACCTTCATGGGCAACCCGCTGGCCGCCCACGTGGCGCGCGCCTCCATCGAGCTGCTGCTCGGCCAGGACTGGCGGGCCGAGGTCAAGCGGATCGAGACCGGCCTGCGGGACGGTCTGGCCGAGGCGGCGGAGCTGCCCGGTGTCCGGGACGTGCGCGTGCTGGGCGCCATCGGGGTGGTCCAGCTCGACCACGAGGTGGACATGGCGGCCGCGACGCGGGCCGCCGTGCGGGAGGGCGTGTGGCTGCGCCCCTTCCGTGACCTGATCTACACGATGCCGCCGTTCGTCACGGACGACGCGGACGTGGCACGGATCGCGCGCGCGGTGTGCGCCGCCGCGCGGGAGGGATGA
- a CDS encoding ABC transporter permease, which yields MLKATLRSFLAHKGRLALSALAVVLSVAFVSGSLIFSDTVTRTFDRLFASTAADVTVGPKQDLRSPVPGGAVQTVPADLTDRVAKVPGVASAHADVSVQNVTVIDSRDKSVGPTTGAPTIATSWYVTDRSPVELTSGHAPRGAGEALLDADTASKKHVRVGDALTVQAQPGTFRVRVVGIATFRTTNPGAALVFLDGATAGRQLLGSADRATAISVDAAPGVTDPELKGRVGAAIGGGYELKTAAEQAKSAAADLGGFLDVIKYVMLGFAGIAVLVGIFLIVNTFSMLIAQRTRELGLLRALGADRRQVRRSVLLEALLLGVVGSTLGLAAGIGLAYGLIRLMSLFGMNLKAAEMVIGWGTPVAAYVVGVGVTFVAAYLPARRAATVSPMAALSDAEIAGVDKPLTGRAVAGGVMGVAGAAALAGCVAATKTAPAASLLALGVVLTLIAVVIAGPLLVRPVIRVLGGAFPALFGSVGRMSQRNALRNPRRTGATAAALMVGLALVGGMSVASASMSASFDRQIDRTLGADFIVQSTNFTPFSDEVRRTVLGTEGVGLVVPQRITPLAVRMPDGRRVQTAAAAYGPRLDDVVHLTYARGGTGSALADGRLAMDAGFAREHGARVGSVLPVEFPGGRVARLTVGALTNLESPEGFGTQGGIFLGLGTVDEYVPGGQDSVLYVDAAPGTDAAALRSSLESALKSYPQLQVRDQADYKKLVHDQISVLLFLVYALLGLAIVIAVLGVVNTLALSVVERTREIGLLRAIGLSRRQLRRMIRLESVVIAVFGAVLGLALGLVWGVCGQQVLALRGLKELQVPWGTIVAVVIGSAVVGVVAALLPALRASRMNVLAAIAHE from the coding sequence GTGCTCAAGGCGACTCTGCGCAGTTTCCTCGCGCACAAGGGGCGGCTGGCGCTCTCCGCGCTGGCCGTCGTGCTGTCCGTGGCGTTCGTCTCGGGCAGTCTGATCTTCTCCGACACGGTGACCCGTACCTTCGACCGGCTGTTCGCCTCCACGGCGGCGGACGTGACGGTCGGACCGAAGCAGGACCTGCGCTCCCCGGTGCCCGGCGGCGCGGTGCAGACGGTGCCCGCGGACCTCACGGACCGGGTGGCGAAGGTCCCCGGTGTCGCGTCGGCGCACGCGGACGTGTCGGTGCAGAACGTCACGGTGATCGACAGCCGGGACAAGTCGGTCGGCCCGACCACCGGCGCCCCGACGATCGCCACCTCCTGGTATGTGACCGACCGCAGCCCGGTGGAGCTGACCTCCGGTCACGCGCCGCGCGGTGCGGGCGAGGCGCTGCTCGACGCGGACACCGCGAGCAAGAAGCATGTACGCGTCGGCGACGCGCTGACCGTGCAGGCGCAGCCGGGGACGTTCCGGGTGCGGGTCGTGGGCATCGCCACCTTCCGGACCACCAACCCCGGCGCGGCGCTGGTCTTCCTGGACGGGGCCACGGCGGGACGGCAGTTGCTCGGTTCGGCGGACCGGGCCACCGCCATCTCGGTGGACGCCGCGCCGGGTGTCACCGACCCGGAGCTGAAGGGCCGGGTCGGTGCCGCGATCGGCGGCGGCTACGAGCTGAAGACCGCCGCCGAACAGGCCAAGTCGGCCGCGGCCGACCTCGGCGGGTTCCTCGACGTGATCAAGTACGTGATGCTGGGCTTCGCCGGGATCGCGGTGCTCGTCGGGATCTTCCTGATCGTCAACACGTTCTCCATGCTGATCGCGCAGCGCACCCGTGAGCTGGGCCTGCTGCGGGCGCTGGGCGCGGACCGACGCCAGGTGCGGCGCTCGGTGCTGCTGGAGGCGCTGCTGCTCGGGGTGGTGGGCTCCACGCTGGGGCTCGCGGCCGGGATCGGGCTCGCGTACGGGCTGATCCGGCTGATGAGCCTGTTCGGGATGAACCTGAAGGCCGCGGAGATGGTGATCGGCTGGGGTACGCCGGTCGCCGCGTACGTGGTCGGTGTCGGCGTCACGTTCGTCGCCGCGTATCTGCCCGCCAGGCGGGCGGCGACGGTGTCGCCGATGGCGGCGCTGTCGGACGCCGAGATCGCCGGGGTGGACAAGCCGCTGACGGGCCGGGCGGTGGCGGGCGGGGTCATGGGCGTGGCCGGGGCCGCGGCACTGGCCGGATGCGTGGCGGCGACGAAGACCGCTCCGGCGGCCTCGCTGCTGGCGCTCGGCGTGGTGCTGACGCTGATCGCCGTGGTCATCGCCGGGCCCCTGCTGGTGCGGCCGGTGATCCGGGTGCTGGGCGGCGCCTTCCCGGCGCTGTTCGGTTCGGTGGGCCGGATGAGCCAGCGCAACGCGCTGCGCAACCCGCGCCGTACGGGCGCCACGGCGGCCGCGCTGATGGTGGGACTGGCACTGGTCGGCGGGATGTCGGTGGCCAGCGCCTCGATGTCGGCCTCGTTCGACCGGCAGATCGACCGCACGCTGGGGGCCGACTTCATCGTGCAGAGCACCAACTTCACCCCGTTCAGCGACGAGGTGCGGCGCACGGTGCTGGGCACCGAGGGGGTCGGGCTCGTCGTACCGCAGCGGATCACGCCGCTCGCGGTGCGGATGCCGGACGGCAGACGGGTGCAGACGGCCGCCGCGGCCTACGGGCCCCGCCTGGACGACGTCGTGCACCTCACGTACGCGCGGGGCGGCACCGGGTCCGCGCTGGCGGACGGGCGGCTGGCGATGGACGCGGGGTTCGCGCGGGAGCACGGCGCGCGGGTCGGCAGTGTGCTGCCGGTCGAGTTCCCCGGCGGACGCGTGGCGCGGCTGACGGTCGGCGCGCTCACCAACCTGGAGTCGCCGGAGGGCTTCGGCACGCAGGGCGGCATCTTCCTGGGACTCGGCACGGTGGACGAGTACGTCCCCGGCGGCCAGGACTCGGTGCTCTACGTCGACGCGGCGCCCGGCACCGACGCGGCCGCGCTGCGGTCCTCCCTGGAGTCGGCGCTGAAGTCCTACCCGCAGCTCCAGGTCCGCGACCAGGCCGACTACAAGAAGCTGGTGCACGACCAGATCTCGGTGCTGCTGTTCCTGGTGTACGCGCTGCTCGGGCTGGCGATCGTCATCGCGGTGCTCGGCGTGGTCAACACGCTCGCGCTGTCGGTGGTGGAGCGCACCCGTGAGATCGGGCTGCTGCGGGCGATCGGGCTGAGCCGCCGGCAGTTGCGCCGGATGATCCGGCTGGAGTCGGTGGTGATCGCGGTGTTCGGCGCGGTCCTCGGTCTCGCGCTGGGACTGGTGTGGGGCGTGTGCGGTCAGCAGGTGCTGGCGCTGCGCGGGCTGAAGGAGCTCCAGGTGCCCTGGGGCACCATCGTCGCCGTGGTCATCGGCTCGGCGGTGGTGGGCGTGGTGGCGGCCCTGCTCCCGGCGCTGCGGGCCTCGCGGATGAACGTGCTGGCCGCGATCGCGCACGAGTGA
- a CDS encoding hemolysin family protein, with protein MTEVLLLLVAILLSLACGAFVAAEFSLTTVERGELERAAANGERGAAGALKAVRKLTFQLSGAQLGITVTNLVVGMLAEPSIAALLAGPFRAMGLSPAAASSAALVLGTALSTVFLMVVGELVPKNWAISSPLAVAKRVGTPQRWFSLAFRPFITHLNNTANRVVRRFGLEPAEELASARGPQELVALARHSAKAGALEPDTAELFVRTLNLADLTAENVMTPRVQVVALDTLATCEDVSNATRATGLSRFPVYRGNLDSVVGVAHIKDVLALPAEDRPVRSVTQIMREPLLVPESLTVDRLLDRLSGKRTMAVVIDEYGGTAGVATLEDIVEEVVGEVRDEHDPHETPDLAPAGTDDQGRALYSADGAARTDQLARVGLRVPEGPYETLAGLVATKLGRIPEIGDSVEADGWRLDVVDASGHRAARVLLHAPAEGSHGRHADESTERAR; from the coding sequence ATGACCGAAGTGCTGCTCCTGCTGGTGGCGATCCTGCTCTCGCTCGCGTGCGGCGCCTTCGTGGCGGCCGAGTTCTCGCTGACCACCGTCGAGCGGGGCGAGCTGGAGCGGGCCGCGGCGAACGGTGAGCGCGGGGCGGCCGGCGCGCTGAAGGCCGTACGCAAGCTCACCTTCCAGCTCTCCGGCGCCCAGCTCGGCATCACCGTCACCAACCTGGTCGTCGGCATGCTGGCCGAGCCGTCCATCGCGGCCCTGCTCGCGGGGCCGTTCCGCGCGATGGGTCTCTCCCCCGCCGCGGCGAGCTCGGCCGCGCTGGTCCTGGGCACCGCGCTGTCGACGGTGTTCCTGATGGTGGTCGGCGAACTGGTGCCGAAGAACTGGGCGATCTCCTCGCCGCTGGCCGTGGCCAAGCGGGTGGGCACACCGCAGCGCTGGTTCAGTCTGGCCTTCCGCCCCTTCATCACGCACCTCAACAACACCGCCAACCGCGTGGTGCGCCGCTTCGGCCTGGAGCCCGCCGAGGAGCTGGCCTCCGCGCGCGGCCCGCAGGAACTGGTGGCGCTCGCCCGGCACTCCGCCAAGGCGGGCGCGCTGGAGCCGGACACCGCCGAACTGTTCGTGCGCACCCTGAACCTCGCCGACCTGACGGCGGAGAACGTGATGACCCCGCGCGTCCAGGTCGTCGCCCTCGACACCCTGGCCACCTGCGAGGACGTGTCGAACGCGACGCGGGCGACCGGCCTGTCCCGCTTCCCGGTCTACCGGGGCAACCTGGACTCGGTCGTCGGCGTGGCCCACATCAAGGACGTACTGGCGCTGCCCGCGGAGGACCGCCCCGTCCGCTCGGTCACCCAGATCATGCGCGAACCCCTGCTGGTCCCCGAGTCCCTGACCGTGGACCGGCTGCTGGACCGGCTGTCGGGCAAGCGCACCATGGCCGTCGTCATAGACGAGTACGGCGGTACGGCGGGCGTGGCCACCCTGGAGGACATCGTCGAGGAGGTCGTCGGCGAGGTCCGCGACGAGCACGACCCGCACGAGACCCCCGACCTGGCCCCGGCCGGCACCGACGACCAGGGCCGCGCCCTGTACTCGGCGGACGGCGCCGCCCGCACCGACCAACTGGCGCGGGTGGGCCTCAGGGTTCCCGAGGGACCGTACGAGACGCTGGCCGGGCTGGTCGCCACCAAGCTGGGCCGCATCCCGGAGATCGGCGACAGCGTCGAGGCCGACGGCTGGCGGCTGGACGTGGTGGACGCCTCCGGGCACCGGGCCGCTCGGGTGCTGCTGCACGCGCCGGCCGAGGGGTCGCACGGCAGGCACGCCGACGAGTCGACGGAGAGGGCGCGATGA
- the bioD gene encoding dethiobiotin synthase — MPVLVITGTGTEIGKTVVTAAVAASALAAGRSVAVLKPAQTGVRPDERGDADEVARLAGAVTARELARYPDPLAPATAARRSGLPPVHPHDVAEAAAKLATEHDLVLVEGAGGLLVRFDAEGGTLADAAALLGAPVLVVAPAGLGTLNSTELTARELRSRELELAGVVIGSWPAGPDLATRCNVADLPEVAGAGLLGAVPEGTARLTPAEFRRQAPAWLAPRLWGTWDAEGFRRREGAG; from the coding sequence ATGCCGGTACTGGTGATCACGGGGACGGGCACGGAGATCGGCAAGACGGTGGTGACGGCCGCCGTGGCGGCGTCCGCCCTCGCGGCCGGCCGCTCGGTGGCGGTGCTCAAGCCCGCCCAGACGGGCGTACGCCCGGACGAGCGCGGCGACGCCGACGAGGTGGCCCGCCTGGCGGGCGCGGTGACGGCCCGCGAACTGGCCCGCTACCCCGACCCGTTGGCCCCGGCCACGGCCGCCCGCCGCTCCGGCCTCCCCCCGGTCCACCCGCACGACGTGGCCGAGGCGGCGGCCAAGCTCGCCACCGAGCACGACCTCGTCCTGGTCGAGGGCGCCGGCGGCCTGCTCGTCCGCTTCGACGCGGAGGGCGGCACCCTGGCCGACGCGGCGGCGCTCCTCGGCGCCCCGGTCCTGGTCGTCGCCCCGGCGGGCCTGGGCACGTTGAACTCCACCGAGCTGACGGCGCGCGAACTGCGTTCCCGCGAACTGGAGTTGGCCGGTGTGGTGATCGGCTCCTGGCCGGCCGGCCCCGACCTGGCCACCCGCTGCAACGTGGCCGACCTGCCGGAGGTGGCGGGGGCGGGGCTGCTCGGCGCGGTCCCGGAGGGCACGGCCCGGCTCACCCCGGCCGAGTTCCGCAGGCAGGCACCGGCGTGGCTGGCGCCCCGGCTGTGGGGGACGTGGGACGCGGAGGGGTTCCGGAGGCGGGAGGGGGCGGGGTAG